The following is a genomic window from Amycolatopsis cihanbeyliensis.
AAAACCCCAATGGGCTCCCAGAACCATGCCGTCCCGAACGGCAGGTGGATCGCCCTGGTCGTGCTCCTGATCCACCACGCCTCCCAATCAGCCGAGCGTAACGGGCAACCGCGCATGGTGGCTCCCCGCGATCGGGTGATACCGGACCGTGCCCGGCACCGTACCGCTCTGCTACGAGTGCCCGGTTCCGCGCACCCTCAACCGACGACCCGGCCGCGGAGGATGACCGCCTTGGGGCGGCGGAGGGCCGCGAGGTTCTCCCGGGGATCCTCGTCGAGAACCAGGAGGTCGGCCGGTGCGCCCGCGGTGAGGGAAGGGTGGCCCAGCCACTCGCGCGCGGCCCAGGAGGCGGCGCCGAGGGCCTGCTCGGCGGTGAGCCCGGCACGGTGCAGGGCCTCGATCTCGTCCACCACCCTGCCGTGCGCGACCAGGCCGCCCGCGTCGCTGCCCGCGTAGATCGGCACCCCCGCCGCGTGCGCCGCGGCCACCGTGTCCCGCGCACCGGCGTGCAGCGCCCGCATATGCGCCGCGTAGCTCGGGTACTTACCCGCCTGGTCGGCGATGTCGGGGAAGTTCTCCAGCACGTTGACCAAGGTCGGGACCAGCGCGACGCCCCGGCGCGCCAGCTCCGCGATCAGGTCCTCGCCGAGGCCGGTGCCGTGCTCGAGGCAGTCGATCCCGGCGCCGACCAAGCCGGGCAGCGCCTCCTCACCGAACACGTGCGCGGTCACCCGCGCCCCGGCCTCGTGCGCCACCTTCACCGCCTCGGCCAGTACCTCGTCCGGCCACAGCGGGGCGAGGTCACCCACCGAGCGGTCGATCCAGTCCCCGACGAGCTTCACCCAGCCGTCGCCGTCGGCCGCCTGCTCGGCCACCGCCTCGGGCAACTGGTCGGGATGCTCCAGGTCGAGCCCGAGGCCGGGGATGTAGCGCTTGGGCAGCGAGAGGTGCCGGCCACAGCGGATGATCCGCGGCAGGTCCGCACGCTGCTGCAGGGGCCGGTTGTCCATCGGCACCCCGCAGTCGCGGATGAGCAGGGTTCCGGCGTCCCGGTCGGTGCGGGCCTGCTCCTCGGCCTCGGCCACGGACACCGCACCCCCGGCGCCGAGGCCGGGATGGCAGTGCGCGTCGACCAGGCCCGGCACCAGGAAGCCGTCCCGCACCAGGGTCTCGGCATCCTCGGTGCGCTCGAAGCCGATCCGGCCCTCGCTGATCCACACATCCCGCTGCCGCCCCTCCGGCAGCACCACTCCGTGCAGATGCACCACGGGCTACTTGTTCTTCGGCAGGTTGATCTTGGAAGGGTCGAATCCGGGCGGCAGGTCGTTCAGTCCGCCGCCGAGCTGGGACAGGTCCGGCATCCCGCCACCCTGCGCGCCGCCCTGCGGCAGCCCGGGCATCCCGCCGGGGAAGCCGCCACGCACCTTCGGCTGGGTGGGGCCGCGCCCCTTGCCCTTCTTGCCTTTCTTGCCCTTGCGGTTCTTCTTGCCGCCACCGGGCCCGCCGCCGAAGCCGAACCGGCCCGCCATCTGCTGCATCATCTTCTTGGCCTCGAAGAACCGGTTCACCAGGTCGTTGACCTCGCGCACCGCCACGCCCGAGCCACGCGCGATCCGCTGCCGGCGGGAGGCGTTGATCATCTTCGGGTCGGCCCGCTCGGCGGGGGTCATCCCGCGGATGATCGCCTGCAGCCGGTCCAGGTGGTTGTCGTCCACCCCGGCCAGCTGGTCCTTCATCTGACCGGCCCCGGGCAGCATGCCCAGCAGGTTGCCGATCGGACCCATCTTGCGCACGGCGAGCATCTGGTCGAGGAAGTCCTCCAGGGTCATCTCGCCGGTGCCCAGCTTGGCCGCGGCCTGCTCCGCCTTCTCCTGGTCGAAGGCCTGCTCAGCCTGCTCGATCAGGGTGAGCATGTCGCCCATGCCGAGGATCCGGCCTGCCATCCGGTCGGGGTGGAAGGCGTCGAAGTCCTCCAGCTTCTCCCCGTTGGAGGCGAACAGGATCGGCTGCCCGGTGACCTGGCGCACGGACAGCGCGGCACCACCACGGGCGTCGCCGTCCAGCTTGGTCAGCACCACACCGGTGAACCCGACGCCGTCCCGGAAGGCCTCGGCCGTGGTCACCGCGTCCTGCCCGATCATCGCGTCGACCACGAACAGGGTCTCGTCCGGCTGCACGGCGTCCCGGATGTCGGCGGCCTGCCGCATCAGTTCCTCGTCCACACCGAGGCGGCCCGCGGTGTCCACGACCACCACGTCGTGCTGGGCGCGGCGGGACTCGTCGATGGCCCTGCGCGCGACGTCCACCGGATCGCCGACCCCGTTGCCCGGTTCCGGCGCGAAGGTCGGCACCCCGGCGCGCTCGCCGACCACCTGGAGCTGGGTCACCGCGTTCGGCCGCTGCAGGTCACAGGCGACCAGCAGCGGGGTGTGGCCCTGCTTCTTCAGCCACGTCGCCAGCTTGCCAGCCAGCGTGGTCTTACCGGAGCCCTGCAGACCGGCGAGCATGATCACCGTCGGCGGGGTCTTGGCCAGGTTGAGCCTGCGGGTCTCCCCGCCGAGAATCGCGACGAGCTCCTCGTTCACGATCTTGACGACCTGCTGGGCCGGGTTCAGCGCCGCGGAGACCTCGGCCCCCTTGGCGCGCTGCTTGATCTGTGCGATGAATTCGCGCACCACGGGCAGCGCGACGTCGGCTTCCAGCAGTGCGATGCGGATCTCGCGTGCGGTCGCGTCGATGTCGGCGTCGGAGAGCTTCCCCTTGCCGCGCAGGTTCTGCAGGACCGACGTGAGCCGATCGGAGAGGGTGTCGAACACGGGCGTGCACGCTCCAGCGGGTCGTCGTTTAGCTGGTGTCCAATTCCACAGTCGGGCTATTCAGGCCCGTACCCTGCCTCACCAGAGCTGCGACCTGCAACGACCCCCCGCCCGTCGCCCACCACCACCCACACGGTGGCGCTGCGCGCCGCGGTGACCATGGGCCTGGCGGCCCGCGGTCGCTGGGTCGTTTCTGAATAGCCGTCCTCGGCCGGAAGTGCCACCGGCCTCCCTCGAGGGTAGTCGCCATTGTCCCGGGGTGACCGCGGTGGCGGGTGACCGGGATCCGCCCGGCCGGTCCGCTCCCTCTTCAGACCGGCCGGGCGGCCGAGCCTCGCGAGCGACCCACGGAGCAGGACCGCCGCCAGACCCCCAGCACCTGGCGGATGTCTCGCCTTCGCGAGCGCCATCAACGCGATGGCATCAGCCTGCCGGGTACGGGGGGTGTACAGGCAGCGTGAAGACCCCCAAGTAGAGCTACGTATTCCTACTCAACGTCCGGTCCGGGTCTTACCTAGCGGGTGGAGTCGGCGACGGTGCGGGACTTCTTCGCGGCCCGCTTCGACGAGGACCTGGCCCGCGCGGCCTTCTCGGCGGCCGCCTTCGCGTTCGCCACCGCCTCGTGGCTGCGCTGCAACGCGGCCAGCAGCTCGGTCACGCCCTCGTCCTGGACGGGCTCGGTCGGCTGCACCAGCTCGCTGCCCTCGACCTTGGCCTGGATCAGCGCGTCCAGCGCCTCCTGGTAGGAGTCGGTGTACTGGCCGGGCTCGAAGTCGCCCGCCAGCCCGTCGATCAGCTCGACAGCCTCGCGCAGTTCCGGCAGGCGCAGGTCGACATCCTCGTGCAGGAAGGGGAAGTCGGCGGTGCGCACCTCGTCCGGCCAGTACATCGTCTCGAGTATGAGCACCTGGTCGCGCACCCGCAGGGTGGCCAGCGTTTCCCGTTGCCGCAGCGCGACCTTCACCACGGCCACCTTGCCCGACTGCTGCAGTGCCTCGCTGAACAGCACGTAGGGCTTGGTTCCGGTCACCTCCGGCTCGAGGAAGTAGCTGCGCGCGTAGTAGACCGGGTCGATCTGCTCGACCGGTACGAAGGCGCAGACGTCGATCGACTGGGCGGTCGGCAGCGGTAGCCGGGCGAAGTCCTCGTCGGTGAGCCGCACCACGCTGCCGCCCGGCAGCGTGGTGCCCTTGCCGACCTCGGCGGCCTCCACCTCGGCACCGTCCAGCTCGCATACCCGCTTGTTCCTGATCCGCCCTCCGTCAGCGAGATGGAGTTGGTGCAGACCCGTGCCGTGCTCCTCGGTCGCGGCATATGCCCTGACCGGGATCGCATAGGTCCCGAAACCGATCGTGCCCTTCCACACAGCCCGCATGAGCTACCTCCCCGCAGCGACACAAAATAGTCAGCGTAGTGACGCTGGCGCGGGCGCCGACAGCTACAAACGGGTGTCCTCGTCGTCCGTTCGCAGCAACCTGCCCAGCGGGGTCTCCCCCTCGGCCAGCGCGTCGGCTGAGTACCCGGCGGCCTCGGCCGCCGCGCGCAGTACCGCGGCGAGCGCGTCCTGCTCCGGCGGCCGGGAGTCGTCCCCGTCCCGTACCCGCTCGGCCAGGTGCTCCAGCGCGCCGGAGAGGTGCCGCTGCCCGGCGACCAGAAGCCGGAGCACCTCGGCGAGCTCGGCCACGCTGCCGACGCTGGGGCCCGGCCGCCGCCCGGCCGTACCCGCGGCCAGTTCGGCGGCGCAGGCCTCCAGGTGTGCCGCGACCACGGTGGCGGGAAGAGCCGACGCTGTCTCGGGCATGGCGGACATCCTGCCACCGCCCGCCCGCGGCGCTCGCACGACACCCCGGGCCGCGGCACATCCGGCGCCGGACCCTCGCTCAGCCCGCCGCGGCGAGCACCGCCTTCTCCACCCGGTCCCGCCAGGCCGCGTCCGGCCCGCCGTCCAGGGGAGAGATGGCGAAAGAGTCGACCACGGCCCCGCCGAGCGTGGCGACCTTGGCCCAGTGCACCTCCGCCGCGCAGGCCCGTAGCGCGACGGCCACCCGGTGCAGCAGGCCGATCCGGTCCGGGGCACGCAGCTCGAGCACCACGGTGCTGGCGCCACTGGCCTCCTCGTCGAACCAGAGGACCCTGGGGCAGGCTGGGCCGGCCGGCCCAGCCGGGCGGTAGTCGCGTTCCTTGGCCGCCAACTGCTGGGCGAGACCCAGCCCGCCGGCCACCGCCCTGGCGAACCGCTCGCGCAGCAGGGTCAGATCGGGCAGGGAACCGAACTTGGGCGAGGCGGTGAACACGCCGACGTGCCCGCCGTCGTGGGTGCGCAGCACCGCCTCGTGCACCTCGAGTGAGTGCAGCGCGAGGACACCGGCGGCGGGCGCGAGCAGTTCGGCGCGCGCGGGCACGGCAAGCACCACCGTCGCCACGTTGCCCTCGGAGCTGAGCAGCATCTGCCCCGTGCCGGAACGGACCGCGGTGGCGACCAGCTCGCGCTGGATCTCGTCCACCGGCTCGGGCGGGGTGAATCCGTGGCCTCGCAACAGTCGCCCGCACCGTGCGGTCAGTTCGGCGAGCAGGCCCGCCTTCCACTCGGTCCACACTCCCGGCCCGGTGGCGAGGGAGTCGGCCCTGGTGAGCGCGTGCAGCAGTGCCAGCAGGGCGGCGCTCTCGCTCCCAGCGGCCGCCTCGAGGGTGCCCACCACCCTGCGCACGGTCTCCGGATCGCCGATGTCCCGCCTGGTCGCGGTGTGCGGCAGCAGCAGGTGGTGCCGCACCATCGCGGTCACCAGCTTCGCGTCCACATCGGACAAACCGATTCTGGCGGCGACCTGCGCGGCGATGGCGGCGCCGAGCTCGGAGTGGTCGACCTCGCGTCCCTTGCCGATGTCGTGCAGCAGCGCGCCGAGCAGCAGCAGGTCCGGCCGGGGCACGGTGGTGGTCAGCGTCGCCGCCGCCACGCAGGTGCGCACGAGGTGCCGGTCCACGGTCCAGGAGTGCACCGGTTCCCGGGGCGGCAGGTCGCGCACGGCGCCCCATTCCGGGAACAGCCGCGACCACAGGCCGGTGCGGTCCAGCGCCTCGACGGCGTCCACCATCCCCTCCCCCGCGCCGAGCAGCGCGGTCAGCGCCCGCCGCGCCCCCGGTGGCCAGGGGGTGCGCAGTTCCGGCGCGGAGTCCGCCAGCGTGCGCAGGGTGCCGAGGGCGATCGGCCGTCCCGAGCGGGCCGAGGCCGCGGCGACCCGCAGCAGCAGCACCGGGTCACGGGCGGGCACCGCCCCGCGGGCCAGCGCGACCTCGTTTCCGTGCAGCACCACGCCCTCGTCCAGCGGGGTGCGGCTGGGTCGCCTGCCGAACCGGGACCTCGGTGGCTCCACCGCGGACCGCAACGCGACGTCCACCGCGTAAGCCACGGTGCGCGCGGCCCCGGACAGCTCGCGGGCCAGCGCGAAGCGGTCGGCGAAGTCCAGTGCCGGGGCGACCCTGGCTGCGTCCGGGGCGTCCAGCACGTCCCGGTCCCTGCGCAGTTCCCTGCGCAACTCGGTGCGCACGTCCAGCAACAGTTCCCTGGCGGCGCGCAGCTCCGCGCCGGGCCGGTCGGCCAGCTGCGCCGCGGCGACAGCGTCCAGCAGACCGAGGTCGCGCAGGCCGCCCCTGCCGTGTTTGAGGTCGGGCTCGGCCGACTGGGCGATCTCGCCACTGCGCTCCCATCGGCGCCGCGCCGCGACCGCCCATTCCGGCAGGCGTTTGCGTGCGGTGCGCCGCCACTGGTCCCTCGCCGCGGTGACCAGCCGCGCGGTCAGCTCCGAATCGCCGGCGAGGTGCCGGGCATCCAGCAGGCCGAGCGCGGTACGCAGGTCCTCGGCGGCGACCCGCAGCGCCTCGGCCGGGGTCCGGACGGCGTGGTCCAGCCCCACCTTGGCATCCCACAGCGGGTACCAGAGCGCGTCGGCGAGCTCGCCGACACCGGGATTACCGTTGTGCAGCAACACCAGGTCGAGGTCGGAGCACGGGACGAGCTCCCGCCTGCCGAGCCCGCCGACGGCGACCAGCGCGACACCGGGTTGCGCGGTGTCCACGCCGGCCGCCGTCGCGGCCCTGCTCAGCCAGAACTCGTACAGGTCGACCAGCGCCGCCCGCAGCGCGGCCGCTCCGGGCCTGCCGTGCCGGTGCTTGCCGTCCAGCAGTCGCCCGGTCGCCTCGACCAGCCCCACGGCGTCCTGTCCGCCCCCGTGCCGGGGGCCCACCCCCTGCGCCACGGCCGTACCTACAGCGCGTCGGTGCCGCGCTCGCCGGTACGCACCCTGATCACCGTGTCCACCGGCGTCACCCAGACCTTGCCGTCGCCGATCTTGCCGGTGTGCGCCGCGTTGACGATCGCCTCGATGACCTTCTCCACCGCGGTGTCGTCGGTCACCACCTCGACCCGCAGCTTGGCGACGAAGTCCACGGCGTACTCGGCGCCGCGGTAGACCTCGGTGTGGCCCTTCTGCCGCCCGTAACCCTGCACCTCGCTCACCGTCATGCCGAGCACACCGAGCTGTTCCAGCGCCGAGCGCACGTCGTCGAGGGTGAACGGCTTGACGATCGCCGTGATCAGCTTCATGACTTGGTCTCCTCCAGCTTCTTCGCGGCGCCGGAGACGCCGGCGCCGGACGTGACGCCGCGGCCGCGGGCACCGCCGAACTCGTAGGCCGTCTCGGCGTGCTCCGCCTCGTCGATGCCGACCGTCTCGTCCTCGGTGGACACCCTGGCACCCATCGTGACCTTGATGACCAGGCCGAGCAGAGCGGCGACCACCGCGGAGTAGATCATCACCACCACGGCGCTGATCACCTGCGTACCGAGCACCCCGGCGCCGCCGCCGTAGAACAGCGCGTCGGCACCGTCGGCGTTGACGCTGGTGGTGGCGACGAAACCGAGCAGCACGGTGCCGACGAGACCGCCGACGAGGTGCACGCCGACCACGTCCAGCGAATCGTCGTAGCCGAGGCGGTACTTCAGCCCGACGGCCAGCGCGCACAGGAAGCCCGCGACGGCGCCGATCGCCAGCGCACCCCAGGTGTCCACGAAGGCGCAGGCCGGGGTGATCGCGACCAGGCCCGCCACCACGCCGGAGGCGGCGCCGAGGCTGGTGGCGTGCCCGTCCCTGATCCGCTCCAGCAGCAGCCAGCCGAGCATCGCCGCGCAGGTGGCGGTCAGGGTGTTCACGAAGGCGATGCCGGCGATCCCGTCGGCCGCGTAGGCGGAACCCGCGTTGAACCCGAACCAGCCGAACCACAGCAGGCCGGCGCCGAGCATCACGAACGGCAGGTTGTGTGGCTTCATCGGTTCCCGTGGCCAGCCGACCCGCTTGCCGAGGACCAGCACGAGGCCGAGTGCCGCCGCGCCGGCGTTGATGTGCACCGCGGTACCACCGGCGAAGTCCAGCGCGCCCATCTCGCCGATCCAGCCACCGTCGCCCCACACCCAGTGCGCGACGGGGAAGTAGACCAGGGTCGCCCACAGGCCGCCGAAGACGAGCCAGGAGCTGAACTTCATCCGGTCGGCGACGGCACCGGCGATCAGCGCCACCGTGATGATCGCGAACATCGCCTGGAAGGCCACGTCCACGCTGCCCGCGGTCGGGTCACCCTCCGGGGTCATCAGGCCGCTCAGTCCGACGAAGTCGAACGGGTTGCCCAGCAGGCCGGCGATATCGGTGCCGTAGGCCATCGAGTACCCGTAGAGCATCCACAGCACCCCGACGAGCCCGATCGCGCCGAAACACATCATGAGCATGTTCAGCACGCTCTTGGAGCGCACCATGCCGCCGTAGAAGAACGCCAGTCCCGGGGTCATCAGCAACACCAGGGCGGCGCTGGTGAGCAACCAGGCCGTGTTCCCTTCCACGCTTTCCTCCTTCGAGCCGACTGCTGCGGTTTGCGTAAACGCGATTGGCGCAAAGCATGGGAAAGCCGTGTTGCGCGGAATGACGTCCGTCGTTTCGGCACTGTGAACCAAACCGTCACCGGTGTTACGGGTAGGTTTCTCCGCAGGCCGTCGTTTCGTCCGTTATCGAAACGTCATGGTCGAATACCCAAGGAGAGCGAAAGTAGGCCGACCCGGGCGAGGAGCCTGACCAGCAGGAACAGCCTACTTTTGATCGGATTGGTATCTACCGGCACGGTAGGGCCATGAACACGACCGGAACGCGGGCGCCGCGGCTGCCCTCCGCGGTACTGCGCGCGCTGCGCTGCTCGGTGTGCGGGGAACGACTTTCCCCGGGTGAGCGCGCGGTGCGCTGCCCGAACCGGCACTCCTTCGACCTGGCAAAGCAGGGTTACGTGAACCTGCTGCACGCCAAGGTGGACGCGG
Proteins encoded in this region:
- a CDS encoding amidohydrolase family protein, giving the protein MVHLHGVVLPEGRQRDVWISEGRIGFERTEDAETLVRDGFLVPGLVDAHCHPGLGAGGAVSVAEAEEQARTDRDAGTLLIRDCGVPMDNRPLQQRADLPRIIRCGRHLSLPKRYIPGLGLDLEHPDQLPEAVAEQAADGDGWVKLVGDWIDRSVGDLAPLWPDEVLAEAVKVAHEAGARVTAHVFGEEALPGLVGAGIDCLEHGTGLGEDLIAELARRGVALVPTLVNVLENFPDIADQAGKYPSYAAHMRALHAGARDTVAAAHAAGVPIYAGSDAGGLVAHGRVVDEIEALHRAGLTAEQALGAASWAAREWLGHPSLTAGAPADLLVLDEDPRENLAALRRPKAVILRGRVVG
- the ffh gene encoding signal recognition particle protein; amino-acid sequence: MFDTLSDRLTSVLQNLRGKGKLSDADIDATAREIRIALLEADVALPVVREFIAQIKQRAKGAEVSAALNPAQQVVKIVNEELVAILGGETRRLNLAKTPPTVIMLAGLQGSGKTTLAGKLATWLKKQGHTPLLVACDLQRPNAVTQLQVVGERAGVPTFAPEPGNGVGDPVDVARRAIDESRRAQHDVVVVDTAGRLGVDEELMRQAADIRDAVQPDETLFVVDAMIGQDAVTTAEAFRDGVGFTGVVLTKLDGDARGGAALSVRQVTGQPILFASNGEKLEDFDAFHPDRMAGRILGMGDMLTLIEQAEQAFDQEKAEQAAAKLGTGEMTLEDFLDQMLAVRKMGPIGNLLGMLPGAGQMKDQLAGVDDNHLDRLQAIIRGMTPAERADPKMINASRRQRIARGSGVAVREVNDLVNRFFEAKKMMQQMAGRFGFGGGPGGGKKNRKGKKGKKGKGRGPTQPKVRGGFPGGMPGLPQGGAQGGGMPDLSQLGGGLNDLPPGFDPSKINLPKNK
- a CDS encoding Ku protein; its protein translation is MRAVWKGTIGFGTYAIPVRAYAATEEHGTGLHQLHLADGGRIRNKRVCELDGAEVEAAEVGKGTTLPGGSVVRLTDEDFARLPLPTAQSIDVCAFVPVEQIDPVYYARSYFLEPEVTGTKPYVLFSEALQQSGKVAVVKVALRQRETLATLRVRDQVLILETMYWPDEVRTADFPFLHEDVDLRLPELREAVELIDGLAGDFEPGQYTDSYQEALDALIQAKVEGSELVQPTEPVQDEGVTELLAALQRSHEAVANAKAAAEKAARARSSSKRAAKKSRTVADSTR
- a CDS encoding [protein-PII] uridylyltransferase, with protein sequence MAQGVGPRHGGGQDAVGLVEATGRLLDGKHRHGRPGAAALRAALVDLYEFWLSRAATAAGVDTAQPGVALVAVGGLGRRELVPCSDLDLVLLHNGNPGVGELADALWYPLWDAKVGLDHAVRTPAEALRVAAEDLRTALGLLDARHLAGDSELTARLVTAARDQWRRTARKRLPEWAVAARRRWERSGEIAQSAEPDLKHGRGGLRDLGLLDAVAAAQLADRPGAELRAARELLLDVRTELRRELRRDRDVLDAPDAARVAPALDFADRFALARELSGAARTVAYAVDVALRSAVEPPRSRFGRRPSRTPLDEGVVLHGNEVALARGAVPARDPVLLLRVAAASARSGRPIALGTLRTLADSAPELRTPWPPGARRALTALLGAGEGMVDAVEALDRTGLWSRLFPEWGAVRDLPPREPVHSWTVDRHLVRTCVAAATLTTTVPRPDLLLLGALLHDIGKGREVDHSELGAAIAAQVAARIGLSDVDAKLVTAMVRHHLLLPHTATRRDIGDPETVRRVVGTLEAAAGSESAALLALLHALTRADSLATGPGVWTEWKAGLLAELTARCGRLLRGHGFTPPEPVDEIQRELVATAVRSGTGQMLLSSEGNVATVVLAVPARAELLAPAAGVLALHSLEVHEAVLRTHDGGHVGVFTASPKFGSLPDLTLLRERFARAVAGGLGLAQQLAAKERDYRPAGPAGPACPRVLWFDEEASGASTVVLELRAPDRIGLLHRVAVALRACAAEVHWAKVATLGGAVVDSFAISPLDGGPDAAWRDRVEKAVLAAAG
- a CDS encoding P-II family nitrogen regulator, with translation MKLITAIVKPFTLDDVRSALEQLGVLGMTVSEVQGYGRQKGHTEVYRGAEYAVDFVAKLRVEVVTDDTAVEKVIEAIVNAAHTGKIGDGKVWVTPVDTVIRVRTGERGTDAL
- a CDS encoding ammonium transporter; translation: MEGNTAWLLTSAALVLLMTPGLAFFYGGMVRSKSVLNMLMMCFGAIGLVGVLWMLYGYSMAYGTDIAGLLGNPFDFVGLSGLMTPEGDPTAGSVDVAFQAMFAIITVALIAGAVADRMKFSSWLVFGGLWATLVYFPVAHWVWGDGGWIGEMGALDFAGGTAVHINAGAAALGLVLVLGKRVGWPREPMKPHNLPFVMLGAGLLWFGWFGFNAGSAYAADGIAGIAFVNTLTATCAAMLGWLLLERIRDGHATSLGAASGVVAGLVAITPACAFVDTWGALAIGAVAGFLCALAVGLKYRLGYDDSLDVVGVHLVGGLVGTVLLGFVATTSVNADGADALFYGGGAGVLGTQVISAVVVMIYSAVVAALLGLVIKVTMGARVSTEDETVGIDEAEHAETAYEFGGARGRGVTSGAGVSGAAKKLEETKS